The Nerophis lumbriciformis linkage group LG09, RoL_Nlum_v2.1, whole genome shotgun sequence nucleotide sequence tcttcccagctgaaaatgtcaaaatagtaaatcaaatgaaataatttgtattatgattaatttgggcgctcatatgttttccggaagcaatttgtcctggatacggccctgacagcaccatataagttttacatgtataagcaaccttgtaggcacattaatttgaatatgctacatgtacatgtagcagtaagccattcacacagtaggcactgttcatcaggtatttgtagtgttattttcatataagtaaaagtataaacttgtgttttaaaccagttgccagggatgcaatttttacgtcctcgatttcaaatgaatgctaggcacttgtgattgtttgcctcgagagggtgctttgattaaccaataaaatcctattctattctattcatgtactcacagcagcaagttgggccttcaattgtgcccgagcatcatatcccacagctgtacggcttactttcctctttttcttctgaaaaatcaagattaacaagaaaacgtgttcagttcttttatatgccattgaagtgaagaaatatgtttgcagaaatgatagattttcgagtacatgcagaaagtctgtcaacacctcaatttgtcttgaatattattctgtctgagttggtcgaattgaatcaaaatattcaataactttaaagcctacaatgaaacatgatttgattaacttttatgataaagaaaaactgacaaggtacttcaaaagtatgggattgaatcctacaaaacctcacacagttgaaacaccactgaaatagtgagtgagtgaattaacgtttaacgttgctttcaacactatttcggtcatatcgcgacaacaccactgaaataaaagtacctgctgtctgtcagatagagtctcctcaacactttcatccttgctctcactgtctgatgaccaagactttggctgtttgtttctcttgcctctgccatattccaaatcaccagtaaggggtacatccttgccatcctgagcggctttcaaatatggcgtcagttcacgtgtgtcttctgtgtaaaaacaaatatgtgccacattaagctaaattaaactgtacagttagtcatacatttcagcagcagattgttatcactaaattactttggtatacctacagttctgatgattcagaaattcacctcagcgagaaacaaatttcaccttactttcccttatttacaggcttacagccatattaaaaaattgtcaaggttaagtctgtactatcatgacaatcacctcagcattgcagattgaaacattcagtataccagggctgcactgatgagaaattactatcaatcatggaagaaaaaaaattatattaattaaatttaactttacataaacaaagtcgaaagttcaaggtgtaaaatcagaagtacattaaatatatctatattaaatatatctatattaatatgtacttctggtaaaacgtatactttttactgaattgaattgaaaagttttcaactgtttattaattaccaccaaatctcagaattcttgccacgtatttggtttgtgactgcttccttcctcctgctttgttgagtggccatggaacttggacttcttcatcactgtcccaattttctccattcatcttctctcgagaaccgctcgtggttaatatactatatttcgtctcgatgatcatcctccccttgcttccgtttggcgacctgactgggggccaaactccttctctgtgtgatcacacaagcctgacgttacaaacaatggagggatgataataataataataataataataataataaattaggctagttttgctagctcaccatttccgcccgtgcctcgaagctgctgtttggctcaacgttagcccgcttgtgacgtctcgcatcgcgcctagaagaccctaaacctaaatgtgatgtttaagccaacaaagttaccgtcaatgaactccgacgtgacttgggcagcttagaaagagcgagtgaagtcaacatggacgttgtggccgccatcaccaactcaaactgcccgcgaaatctgctttgcaactacggcaagcgcgaaggggaaaaataaataatttaaaaaaaaagttgatttgaaacatattcgcacttattagtgtcggatatgagaaacattgatacaacgcgattattaccaactatacatgaatttggttgtgattgcagccttaaaacagttttgttattttataacaaaacgagagcagttctatctatcgtgtttgggggggtgggggggggggggggtttgtaatgttacggcgggaaaagtagtaaactaaatataacattgaaccatgcttttgaaaatgtatacatttaaatcctggcaaatactgacttttaacaatataaattgttacttacatgagttcggtaaagtgttttcctattgggctccgtgaagaaacgtgtctgggcttgttctt carries:
- the LOC133607888 gene encoding uncharacterized protein, which gives rise to MIIETKYSILTTSGSREKMNGENWDSDEEVQVPWPLNKAGGRKQSQTKYVARILRFGEDTRELTPYLKAAQDGKDVPLTGDLEYGRGKRNKQPKSWSSDSESKDESVEETLSDRQQKKKRKVSRTAVGYDARAQLKAQLAALGRTSPKDTCTEMESLKKEVLQLREENKSLRDALRVVEGLPGLLMKMDDLSRQATILSARRPAVALPERSWPTAA